TAGAGCTCGACGTTGAAATCGCGCTCGTCCGTGATCGTGAACAGGTGGTGCGACGGATCGACGACGCGAACGCCGCCAACGGCCTGCACCTGAATGTCCGCGGCCGTCACCACGCCGGGTCCCGACTTGCTGATCCGCAGCACGGTCTGCTCGACTTCGTCGGGCAGCGCCAGTGTCAGCGTCTTCAGGTTGCCGATGATCTGGTGCACATCCTCGACCACGCCGGCGATGGTCTGGTGCTCATGCACCACGCCGTCAATGCGGAAGGCCCACACCGCAGAACCGCGCAACGACGACAGCAGCAGTCGACGCATCGCGTTGCCCAGCGTGTGCCCAAAGCCGCGTTCCAGCGGCTGCAGCCGGAATTCCGCCAGATTCGGCGTATCATCGCGCTTCGTCGCTTCAACCAGCTGCGGACGAACCAGTCCGCTGAGATCGATCGTATTCGCCATGGAATGTTATGGTGTTAGGTGATCACATCGATTCGAACGGAATCGAAGACGCTCTGCCTCGCCCCGAACGCGTGGCAGACCCGTACGGGAGTTCGGGTCCCGATCGAAACTGAGTACTGAGTACCAAGTACCAAGTACCAAGTACCAAGTACCAAGTACTAAGTACTAAGTACTTACTTCGAGTACAACTCCACCACGAGTTGCTCCTGTGCCGCCAACGGAATGGCCGTACGCGCCGGCTTCTCGAGCACCCGGCCGCTGAACGACTCCTTGTCGACCGCAATCCAGGAGAGCGATGAACCACGCCCGCTCTGTTCGAGTGCCGCCTGCACCAGCAGCAGTTCGCGCGAGGACTGCTTCACGCGGACTTCCTCGCCCGGACGGACCTGATACGACGGCACGTCGAGAATGCGCTGCTTCACTTCAATGTGACGATGCCGGATGAGCTGGCGCGCGGCCTTGCGACTGGGCGCGAATCCCATGCGATAGATCACGTTGTCGAGACGCGTCTCGAGCGCCGCCAGCAGGTTGTGGCCCGTGATGCCCGGGAAGGACGCCACGCGCTCAAACGTGTTGCGGAACTGCTTCTCGCTGATGCCGTACATGCGCTTGATCTTCTGCTTCTCGCGCAACTGCTTGGCGTACTCCGACAACTTCTTGCGGCGGGCCGTCGCCTGGCCGTGCTGGCCGGGCGCGTACGGACGGCGTTCCACCGGACACTTCTCCGTGAAGCACTTGGTGCCCTTCAGGAACAGTTTCTGGCCTTCACGACGGCACTGGCGGCAGCTGGGACCGGTATAGCGAGCCATGGTCAGACCCTCCGACGCTTGGGGGGACGGCAACCATTGTGCGGAATCGGCGTGACGTCACGAATGGACTTCACCTGCAGACCCGCCGTCGCCAGCGCCTGGATGGCCGATTCGCGGCCCGAGCCCGGACCCTGCACGCGGACATGCACCCGGCGCACGCCGGCGGTGAGCGCCTCGCGCGCGCACTGCTCGGACGCCACCGTGGCAGCAAAGGGCGTGGACTTCTTCGACCCCTTGAAGCCGGCCTTGCCGGACGATCCCCACGACACGGCGTTGCCATGCATGTCGGTGATCGTGATGGTCGTGTTGTTGAACGTGGCGCTGACGTGGGCGATGCCTTCCGCCTCGACGACGCGCTTGGTTTTCTTCGCGGTAGCCATGGTTTACTTGGTCACCTTCTTCTTGCCCGCGATAGCGCGGCGCGGCCCCTTCTTGGTGCGCGCGTTCGTGTGCGTCCGCTGCCCGCGCACGGGGAGGCCCCGGCGATGGCGCGTGCCACGATACGAGCCGATATCCATCAGGCGCTTGATGTTCATCGCGACTTCGGTGCGCAGCGCACCTTCGACCCGATGATTGCGCTCGAGTTCCTGACGGAGCTTGTTGACGTCGGAGTCGGACAAGTCGCGCACCCGCTGCGCCGGGCTGACGCCCGTGGCCGCGAGAATGCGCTGGGCCATCTTGCGCCCGATGCCGAAAATGTAGGTGAGGCCGATCTCAACCTTCTTCTCACGAGGGAGATCGACGCCTGCGATACGTGCCATGTCTGTGCGTTCCCCTTAGCCTTGACGCTGCTTGTGCTTCGGGTTGCGCTTGCAGATGATGCGAGTCACGCCCTGTCGCTTGACGACCTTGCAGTGCTCACAAATCGGCTTGACGCTGCTACGAACTTTCACGGGCCACCTCGGCGCGTCGGCGCCGATGGAATCTCCCGCACCGACGTGTGCACGCTGCACGCGCTGGCCGGCTGGACTCCCCATGTGTTCATCACGCGTGAAGCATCGGCGTCGAGATGACGAACGATTCCGCGCACGCGTGACAGCGAATGTGGCCGGCGGATCGGCCTCGAAAATGTCACCGGAAAACCGGTAAGCCCTTCATCTTAGCTGGCATAGGCTGCTCCGACAACCCCCGCTGTCGGTCCAATCGCTCAAACGCTGGGGGAACGTATCGCCGCATGGACGGACTGCATCGCGGCGATCGGGTCGACCGCCGCCGTCACCGCCCGGCCGAGGATCAGCCAGCGAGCCCCAGCTTGGATCGCGGCCTCCGGGGTCATCACGCGTCGCTGATCATGACGGTCCCCGCCCGGAAGCCGAATTCCGGGAATCAGCAGCCCCAGGGTACCGGCATACGCCGCGTGGACGGCGGCCGCTTCGTGACCGGAACAGACGATGCCCACGGCACCTCCCGACTGCGCGAGTCCGGCCAGGCGCAGGACTTCCTGTTGCACATCGACCGGGGGGCGACCCCAGGCCGCCCCCACGGACGCGCCGTCCAGACTCGTCAAGATGGTTACGCCAAGAATCCCACAGGTCGCTTCCGGATCGGACGCCCCTTCACCAGCGCCCTCAACGGCGGCCTGGACCATGTCGGAACCACCCGAGGCATGCACCGTCAGCAGTGACGCGCCGTGTCGGGCTACGCTGCGGGACGCGGCGCGCACCGTATTGGGGATATCGTGAAGCTTGAGGTCAACAAACACCTGCTTCCCTTCTCCGCGCAGCCACTCGACGATCGCGGGGCCCTCGGCGGCGAAGAGCTCAAGTCCAATTTTGTAGAAATCGCAATGGACACCCAGCCGTGATACCAGCGCGCGAGCGGACAGCGCGTCCGGCACGTCAAGGGCCACGATCGGCACCGTGGGCGTCGTCATGGTCAGGTGGGCCATTCGAGTGTTCCAATGAGAGAGCGAAGATCGGTCACACGGTGTTCGAGCGCCCAGCGCGCGACGCCGCGCGCGATGCGCTCTGGCGCGCGGGGATCGCGCAACGCCGCCGTGCCCACACCGACCAGTGACGCACCGGCGAGCAGATA
This genomic window from Gemmatimonadaceae bacterium contains:
- the rpsD gene encoding 30S ribosomal protein S4, which codes for MARYTGPSCRQCRREGQKLFLKGTKCFTEKCPVERRPYAPGQHGQATARRKKLSEYAKQLREKQKIKRMYGISEKQFRNTFERVASFPGITGHNLLAALETRLDNVIYRMGFAPSRKAARQLIRHRHIEVKQRILDVPSYQVRPGEEVRVKQSSRELLLVQAALEQSGRGSSLSWIAVDKESFSGRVLEKPARTAIPLAAQEQLVVELYSK
- the rpsM gene encoding 30S ribosomal protein S13, which codes for MARIAGVDLPREKKVEIGLTYIFGIGRKMAQRILAATGVSPAQRVRDLSDSDVNKLRQELERNHRVEGALRTEVAMNIKRLMDIGSYRGTRHRRGLPVRGQRTHTNARTKKGPRRAIAGKKKVTK
- the rpsK gene encoding 30S ribosomal protein S11, giving the protein MATAKKTKRVVEAEGIAHVSATFNNTTITITDMHGNAVSWGSSGKAGFKGSKKSTPFAATVASEQCAREALTAGVRRVHVRVQGPGSGRESAIQALATAGLQVKSIRDVTPIPHNGCRPPKRRRV
- the pyrF gene encoding orotidine-5'-phosphate decarboxylase, encoding MTTPTVPIVALDVPDALSARALVSRLGVHCDFYKIGLELFAAEGPAIVEWLRGEGKQVFVDLKLHDIPNTVRAASRSVARHGASLLTVHASGGSDMVQAAVEGAGEGASDPEATCGILGVTILTSLDGASVGAAWGRPPVDVQQEVLRLAGLAQSGGAVGIVCSGHEAAAVHAAYAGTLGLLIPGIRLPGGDRHDQRRVMTPEAAIQAGARWLILGRAVTAAVDPIAAMQSVHAAIRSPSV
- the rpmJ gene encoding 50S ribosomal protein L36; the encoded protein is MKVRSSVKPICEHCKVVKRQGVTRIICKRNPKHKQRQG